A stretch of the Phyllopteryx taeniolatus isolate TA_2022b chromosome 5, UOR_Ptae_1.2, whole genome shotgun sequence genome encodes the following:
- the cdkn1cb gene encoding cyclin-dependent kinase inhibitor 1C, whose product MGDMSHAQLSSIAMERLVARRTFPLHKRTSVCRNLFGPVDHDELSLEMSVKLREISERDRQRWNFNFEANTPLDGDYEWVEVSSDNTPAFYQGSSQPRVPATSVKQHPDALERLAAPEGSDGATVELNQENRADKLNSWGLARRKAPCGGRKRTTAPADSNTHITDFFVKRKRAAERKCVELSQHSKSPIPMEQTPRKRIR is encoded by the exons ATGGGGGACATGTCTCACGCCCAGTTATCGAGCATCGCCATGGAGCGGCTGGTGGCCCGGAGGACCTTCCCCCTCCACAAGCGCACCAGCGTCTGTCGGAACCTCTTCGGACCGGTGGACCACGACGAGCTGAGCCTGGAAATGAGCGTCAAGCTGCGGGAGATTTCCGAGCGCGACCGGCAGCGGTGGAACTTTAATTTTGAGGCCAACACCCCCCTGGATGGAGACTACGAGTGGGTGGAGGTCTCCTCGGATAACACCCCGGCGTTCTACCAGGGCTCATCCCAGCCCCGCGTGCCCGCGACGTCCGTCAAGCAGCACCCGGACGCGCTGGAGCGTCTGGCCGCGCCCGAGGGGAGCGACGGAGCGACGGTGGAGCTCAACCAGGAGAATCGCGCGGACAAGCTCAACTCCTGGGGGCTGGCCCGCAGAAAGGCCCCGTGTGGCGGGCGGAAGAGGACGACCGCCCCCGCGGACAGCAACACGCACATCACTG ATTTCTTCGTGAAGCGAAAGAGGGCCGCGGAGAGAAAGTGTGTGGAGCTGAGCCAACACTCCAAGTCTCCCATTCCCATGGAGCAAACCCCCAGGAAGAGGATCCGTTGA